Proteins encoded within one genomic window of Glycine soja cultivar W05 chromosome 1, ASM419377v2, whole genome shotgun sequence:
- the LOC114404765 gene encoding uncharacterized protein LOC114404765, translating to MPEIRSTSPESVECSNSSGPNFPSPLNGVIIFVVTTFGGYLQVQFGSKNTSPFDEHYIIMWAVSVALSLYAMMLIAEFTVELHKHSFLSIIKRFTVLMGALVAVLLTIIILPLFGYFKLLLWTICFVKATFVSFEEICNCFWKGLCQTIDMVSSYFGREHASLPV from the exons ATGCCTGAAATTCGTTCAACGAGTCCCGAATCAGTTGAATG CTCCAATTCTTCGGGGCCGAATTTTCCATCCCCACTGAACGGTGTTATAATCTTTGTGGTAACAACATTTGGAGGGTACCTCCAAGTTCAATTCGGGTCAAAGAACACATCTCCATTCGATGAACACTACATAATTATGTGGGCAGTTTCTGTGGCCTTATCACTTTATGCAATGATGTTAATTGCTGAGTTCACAGTGGAGCTTCACAAACACAGTTTCCTTTCGATCATCAAACGGTTCACTGTGCTAATGGGAGCCCTTGTCGCTGTTCTGCTCACTATAATCATTCTTCCCCTGTTTGGATATTTCAAGTTGCTTCTTTGGACCATTTGTTTCGTGAAGGCAACATTTGTGAGCTTCGAAGAAATTTGTAATTGTTTTTGGAAAGGATTGTGTCAAACCATTGACATGGTAAGCAGTTACTTTGGCAGGGAACATGCTAGTTTGCCAGTATAA